The following are encoded in a window of Cryobacterium sp. CG_9.6 genomic DNA:
- the pheS gene encoding phenylalanine--tRNA ligase subunit alpha: protein MPVPTEISESAVSAAVDAALTAISIAETSAHLKNVRSEHVGESSPLAKLNGLMRTVPGDQKAAAGKLLGQAKGRVTQAFAARESAIGEAEATAQLAAETVDVTAAASTWKPGARHPISLLTERASDVFVAMGWEVAEGPELESEWFNFDGLNFDEDHPARAMQDTFFVEPTDAHLVLRTQTSPVQLRALLSRELPVYVVAPGRVFRTDELDATHTPVFHQIEGIAIDKGLTMAHLRGTLDHFVQALFGPEAKVRLRPNYFPFTEPSAELDVWHPTFKDGARWIEWGGCGMVHANVLRAAGIDPEVYSGFAFGVGVERALMFRNDVKDMHDMVEGDTRFSQQYGMTI, encoded by the coding sequence GTGCCTGTACCCACTGAAATTTCTGAATCGGCGGTGAGCGCTGCGGTTGACGCAGCACTCACCGCCATTTCCATTGCCGAGACCTCCGCGCACCTCAAGAACGTGCGCAGCGAGCACGTGGGGGAGTCATCCCCCCTCGCCAAGCTCAACGGCCTGATGCGCACGGTTCCCGGCGACCAAAAGGCGGCCGCCGGGAAGCTTCTCGGTCAAGCCAAGGGTCGCGTCACCCAGGCGTTTGCTGCGCGGGAGAGCGCCATCGGCGAGGCCGAGGCCACTGCCCAGCTCGCCGCTGAAACCGTTGATGTCACCGCCGCAGCGTCAACCTGGAAGCCGGGAGCGCGGCATCCGATCTCGCTTCTCACCGAACGTGCGAGCGATGTGTTCGTGGCCATGGGGTGGGAAGTGGCCGAAGGGCCCGAGCTCGAAAGTGAGTGGTTCAACTTCGATGGCCTGAACTTTGACGAGGATCACCCGGCGCGCGCCATGCAGGACACCTTCTTTGTCGAGCCAACGGATGCTCACCTCGTGTTGCGCACTCAGACCTCACCCGTGCAGCTGCGCGCGTTGCTCTCTCGGGAGCTGCCCGTGTATGTCGTGGCCCCGGGGCGCGTGTTTCGCACCGACGAGCTCGACGCCACGCACACGCCGGTGTTCCACCAGATCGAGGGCATCGCCATCGACAAGGGACTCACCATGGCGCACCTGCGCGGCACGCTGGATCACTTTGTGCAGGCGCTGTTCGGCCCCGAAGCCAAGGTGCGCCTGCGCCCCAACTATTTTCCGTTCACCGAACCGAGCGCCGAGCTCGATGTGTGGCACCCGACGTTTAAGGACGGCGCACGGTGGATCGAGTGGGGTGGCTGCGGCATGGTGCACGCGAACGTGCTGCGCGCCGCTGGAATCGACCCCGAGGTCTACTCCGGGTTTGCGTTCGGCGTGGGTGTGGAACGAGCTTTGATGTTTAGAAACGATGTAAAGGACATGCACGACATGGTCGAGGGCGATACCCGGTTCAGCCAGCAGTATGGGATGACGATCTGA